The Lates calcarifer isolate ASB-BC8 linkage group LG19, TLL_Latcal_v3, whole genome shotgun sequence genomic interval CAAGGGGCCAAAATATCAGTTATTGAAGATTTAGCGATTTAACATATAGCACATTCTCATAAAAAATGTGACAACGGTGCTAGTAACAAACATTTTACCCTTTAcctgtcattttatttccacatttttccTAGTAGACAATTCAGAAAATTAATACCATGTTAGATTGCTACACATATTGATGACTGCTGTGCTTTTTGAGTGAAGAATGCAGAGCATTTTCAGTGAATCAAAgcctgtttatttgtgttgcaGTGTTGGTGTAATGGAAAGTGTTTCAGCACAAGGCACTGAGGATGAAGTTGTTATTCCTGGACAGTGTTCTTGAgagctggaggaaaaaagaagtcTTCTTTTTGGGCTCTAATGCTGTGAAAGACTGGTTTTTCCTGTCGCAGGTAGGCtagcatttcagttttttgcttTTGAATGTAGTTTCTTGTGAATGCGAGATTATTATCTGACTGATCTAACATATCTTACAAAGTGTAAAATCcttctttatatatatattaaagtatgtttgctgctgctgctggcaccAAAACATAATCAACAGCTTTGTCTACACAGTTAATTCCAAATACTAGGAACTCTGTGGGCTGGGAGAAGACAAGGGATCGAAGAGAAGAACATTTTAATGGGTTGTGCATTCCTTGGAGTAGAcaactttctctcctctttagCAATGGAGATCATATGTCTGGCTCTGTGACAGGTCCTGTCACCCACTCATACCGTGACTCACTTTGGTGAGAACtgggggagggtgggggcaGAGTTGGTGGAGGCATTACCCGAGTGCTCACAGGGCCTCCCTGAAGGGGTGTAAGGTTTTGCGAGATTGTAGACTTAGTAGATTGTATCTCCTCGCCCCCCAGCAACCCCCTATGTGGCTATCCTGTTCAGTCAAAAACGCTGCGTTGAAAGAGAGCTCTGCACGTCACAGAAGAGAGCAGAGGCCTGCTCAAAGGACCAGGTTTGTGCGAGCCCTCACATTAACTGCTAGAGCCGCCCCTCATCTCAACCTAATGGATCCCACTTATGCTGTCATCACCATGCCAACCAGCTGTCAACTCTGGTGCGGCGAGGCTTTTGTGCTTCAGAGAAATGCAACTGTGTCGTGTTGATCTGTCTCAGTCTACAACAAGTCACCACCTCAAAGGAGCCACCAAAGTAAatgcttctcttcttctctgagATCATTTGattaagagggaaaaaaaaacagccactgACACCTTATTGTAAAGCCTGAATACATTAAGATAAGAGGACACCCGAGTCCAGGTCAAATAAAGGCCTATTTATTGGGGCTAGACAGGCCACATACGAAATCTGTTGGCAGCTGCTCACTATTTGACTTCAGACGATTAAGCAGGCAAAGGAATATGCAAGATCAGCAAGCTTTTTGCCCAGCAGCGCTGGAACTGTCTGGTATGGAAGTTAATAATCTAGGAGACAAAGACCAGCACCTGTTATCTATCAGATACATGTCAGAGTGGTTAGAATAAaattacaagcacacatgcacgAATGGAGATTAATGCTGACTATAAAAACACACTATACAATAATCTCTGCTTTAATATTCAGTGAATAATGCTTCCTGTTGACatgcaatttatttttttcatttttcatgttagGCTAGCTCACTCTAAGAGATGAGAGTTTTTGTTTGCTGGTGAATATGGGTCACGTCCACCCTGGCTTGATGTCACATGATGACATGCTGTGCAGCAACCCAACAAAGATTAGAAGCTTTTGAGAGGCACTGACTATATTTGTCCTACAGTTGGTTCACAGTTTATTTAAGGTCCGCGTGGCTTTGTGATTTGCTGCCGCCGATCTGGACACCAGTGGGGAGCAAGGATACAATACAGTGGCAATTTAATCCAGAGCAGCAGATAACTCAGTGTAATCTGGCGGATCCACCTACTTAGAAATAAGAAGAACTTGAAGGATGGCAGGGCTTCAAATCAGAAACCTTCCCTACGCCCGAGTTCCTGATATGATTTGGTTATTTGTGTGCTGAAAGGCTTACATAACATGTATCTTGTAGGTCAAAAATAACATAGCCTTCCATTATTCCTCAGAGGTTTGTAGATACCACCTACATACACCGCAGAACCATGTTCGAACATCATCTGTTGATCCAAAAATGGACTGcaccttatttatttattactagTGTAATTCTAGATGAATTTCTTTACGAGGAGTGGTACTAAAGCAAATGTGGAGAGAAGACACAGGGGAAGAGAGTTCATCCAGATGGAGTTGCATTCCTCTCAGCCTCATCCCTGTCACTGaccttcctgtgtgtgtgtatacgggGGATTAGGCCTGTGGGCTGGGCTGGTGGTCTTCCCAGGCTATTTTTATGAAGATGTCCGCCCCCCCTGATCCTTTTGGAAAAATGATATGAGCACATGTTCCAAGAATCAAATGTAATTAGTCAACTGTCAGTCAAAGAGGCAGATGAATTTCAATTTTAACTGTTTCAGAGATGTATTTTTGACACTTACAACTGAATATCCAGTTAATGAGGTTAACTGAGccaaacatacacaaagacaaacatgcaTCACTTGaattatgttgttttgtgaTGATGTGGGCATGGCACTGTAGCTAGGAAGCTGTTATTCCACAACATCACACTAAGAGTCGGTTTTTAATGAAGTTAGAGTTTCGGTATCAACAAGATTGTCACCATTAAGTTGTcatttctgctcctcctcctttatTTCATCGTGGATGGATTGAACATCCACAGGCCTGCAGCTTCCCTCTTCTGAAGTGCTGCCAAGGCACTCTCAATAGCCACTGAGAGGTCCTGGCAATATAGTTCAGTACCTGGCAACCACAAAGCTGCTGGCGCCTACCTCTCATAAGCCATCTGCaactgcttgtgtgtgtagcAGGCACTGACAAAGGCCACAAGTGTGTCCAGACACGTCAGAGCATCCAAATGGCCAACCATCTCCACTGTGGCACCAATATCCAAATtgagacagtgtgtgaaaatgaaaataatttgcacCTTTAATCTTAAATCTCATCTTTTActgatgtgtatttatgtgaaatTAATCCAACTGTTGGGCACTGATGTTAGGTGCATAGAAGACTCATGTTTCCCAATGATAAATTAAGCATCTATTCATTAAACTGCAATGCTCCGTGCTATTCTGCATTTTTTGAGATGAAGCAACAACGATTAAATAATTTCAAAGGCTTAGTGATCTGCACACCATCAGCTCCCTTAAAAGGTGCAGAATGATGCAGTGGAGCTTGTCCATTCTCCCCAGAGATTACCGCTAATAAGAGGGCTAGTATTTATAGAAGATCCCCCCCAGTGGATACCCCCTAATCCTGCCTCACCTCTTTTCATCCCTGCCCTATCCCTGTGCCTGGACCGCTCTCTTTCTGCAACCCCCAGCTTCAGCCTCATCCTCGACCCATTTCAACTGAGGTAGAGACTTCCTTAATACaatgctgctttttttctcagATTGTTTTGAAAGAAGGGGAAAATAAATTGCTTGGCCTCTTGGTTGATGAGAGGGGTAAGAGATTGCCTGGACTATTAAGGGGCATTTTCTATCTCTCCTATTCTCCTTTATTGTCCAattttcttcctcctgctctctttgACCTGCAGCTAAGAAGAGTAAACAACAATGTCCACCAGCGAGCGTTTCGACTGCCATTACTGCAAAGACTCCCTGCTGGGGAAGAAGTACATAATGAAAGAGGACACGCAGTACTGCACTAAGTGCTACGAGAACCTGTTCGCTAACTGCTGTGAGGGATGCTCTTTACCAATTGGCTGTAATTGCAAGGTAAGGAAGCACCAGCATTTCCTTGTGAGCAATGGATTTTATGTCACTATTGTGTAAAATAAGAAtgaatgttgtgtttctttacattttgatCTAAAGGTGAGAAACAATTGATGTGTTTTGATCACATTTTGATTAAAGCTGACCAAGTAAAACACCAATTTGTTACTGCTACTCTTATTCCCAAATGCTTCTAACCATCCATGttctaaataaatattttactttgcaGAATATCtataaatgcaataaataaTGTGTGAAATATCTACAGGACCTGTCCTATAAGGATCGCCACTGGCATGAGCAGTGCTTCAAGTGTGCCAAGTGCAGCCGCTCTCTGGTGGAAAAGGCCTTTGCAGCCAAGGATGATTTGTTGCTCTGCACTGAATGCTACGCCCATGATTATTCCTCCAAGTGCAGCACCTGCAAGAAAACTGTCATGCCAGGTACATTATCATACactcacatttattttgattttagtTCCAGCTCGAGACTGAATCTTCAaactttcaaaaatgaaaatttgatcTTCCACAACAGCATGACATGTGAGCAAACTCAAAGGAGTAGTTCAAGATTTTTGGGACATGTATTCTTCCTTGCTAAGAGTTATATGAGGACATTGATGCCACTTTGTTGTCTGTACAGTTAATATGAAGCCACCACCACCTGCAGTAGAAATGGTTAGCCTAGCtgtgtccaaaggtaacaaaatcaaCTTAAAAGCTCCTGAGTAGTAAATGTAGTGTATTGTCCAGCcagtgataatgatgataacaGCAGTGAAAGAAAATCATTTGAAATTTGATATTGAAAGTTTGTTTTAGATCTTTGAAAAACAATCTGACAATGTGGCCCATTTAAtagctgctctggagctttcGGTCATATCACATAATCTTTCTCATCAGAAGGAGTTTGTCCAGTTGTCATGGAGTATTGCATTTGTGCActtaaaagatttaaaagtcCTTGTTGGACTTTGAGACTGAGTGAAATTGATTTCTGTGCTGGTGATGAcatgattgaaagctccaggGCAGCTGAAACAGGCTTTGTGGTTTGATTGTTATGCCAGTTATAGATTACAAAAACCAAGAACAAACTTTCAATCTCTACTTTTAAGCAAACATGGATGAGATGGAGTGCtcagaaaaatagaaatttgaACATCTGTAATGTCATGACAAACACGGATCATGTGATGCAATTAAAAGCTCACAGccactaaatggaccttgtggtgagattgtttcATCATAGCCGCTTAACAAAAATAGTATAATATTTGTGGCATATCTATTATTATATgtgcagaaatgtaaaaatagaaaatagaaagcttacataaattaaaatataaatatataaaacaccAGACAGCAGTGCATTTTCCTCCACTCCCAAAATTCTTTCCAAGATTATTAAGATTGCATCGTCCCCTCCCTACAGATAAAGCAAGACTATTTTGGgctgcagtgtgtttctgtcatggAGGTACCATATGCTGACTAAGCTGCTCTCATCCCCTGTGCCAGGTTCCCGCAAAATGGAATACAAGGGGAACAGCTGGCATGAGACCTGCTTCCTGTGCCACCGCTGCCAGCAGCCAATAGGAACCAAGTCCTTCATCCCCAAAGACACCGGCTACTTCTGTGTGCCCTGCTTTGAAAAGCAGTTTGCCTACCAGTGCTGTGCTTGTAAGAAGGTAGGGTTACTGCTGAGTGTGTTATGTGTATTGACTGCTGCACTCAGTCCCCCTGACTCTGGTGTTTTAACGTTactcacactgtgactgtcTAGTAAAAGGCTGCATAGTGAGAcaaatgtgtgtctctgtgtgtgtgtttgtatgtgtgttttgggtcACCTTTAGGCCATCACAACAGGTGGAGTGACCTACCAAGACAAGCCCTGGCACCGCGAGTGCTTCCTATGCATCGGCTGCAGAAAGCAGCTGTCGGGTCAGCGCTTCACCTCCAGGGAAAATTACCCCTACTGCCTCGAATGTTTCAGCAACCTGTATGCGAAGAAGTGTGTGGGCTGCACCAAGCCCATCACCAGTGAGTCACTGGCTGTGCTCTTGCTTTCATTCACTCAGACACCGCTCATGCAGCTCTCCTGCGCACATTTACTGCctttatttgcatttgtgtaGGAACTCTCAGATAAACAAGGTGAAGATCTGGCATTAACCTGCACATTATGTAAATACACAAATCTGTGTTTGATGTGCGCAGGTCTGGCAGGGGCCAAGTACATCTCTTTTGAGGAGCGCCAGTGGCACAGCGAGTGTTTCACCTGCATGCAGTGCTCCGTGTCACTGGTGGGACGCGGCTTCCTCACCCAGCGCGACAACATCTTGTGCACCGACTGTGGCAGGGAGAAGTGACCTTTCCATGAGGGGTCACCGCTTAATCCAAGTAACAACaggatacagatacagatactgtAGATTCATGAATATTTCTTGTTCACATGTCTGATGCATAAACAAACTCTGAATGTCAAATgcttattttaatgttaaaaattaCCTTTAGGTATTTTCAAATTGCCCACACATACCCTGCATACACAAAAAGATAAACATGCATCTCTAAACTTAGAGCACCATATGTGCTATTGTTGatgaatgttttctttgatttccccgacacacacttttacttttgacaGACATAAAGTGATGTTGCAATTAATGTCAATTAATGGATTAGTCAATTGACAGAGGAAAGTCCTAAGTTGCAGCCCTAAAGCATATTTCCTGTTAACAAAAGGTCAGGTTTGATAATACATATATTTCTGCTCTATGCTTAGTGTACATTCGCTATGAAAAATATGATTCATGCTGAGAAAATATGCATGATTTATGCTTCTCTCATGTGGAATACCTGGCATACTAAAGGTTGTTCCAATAAAAACCTTTCTATGTACATGATGCTGAGATGGATATCATTTTAGGGCCTGCTGTTGTTTACCCTGATGTCTTATTTGCTCCAATGATGCCATCCAGAGGAGGAGTGTGCATATGTCTCTTTATGTGAAATTCCTTAGGgaggacagaaagacacaaagttCAGTGACAAATATAGCTGTGATGGTAGGTTTAAAATCCAGATCTTTTTATGACCATATTGTCCCCAGCCAGTCATCCTTTAGACAATTATTGCTGTAAAACAAAcctctgctgtgtctttgttgCCTCTTGACCTCATCACACCCTGCTCATGCACATTGTAAACAAACCCCGAGCGACCATATATGGTTTGATCAGCAGATCACTTGCTCTTCTACTTGTCCATTATCCACTGACCAAAGCCACCGCTTTGGTCCACGCACAAGCCAAGAATACAAGTGGCCGTAACTGTGGGCACCTCAAAATATCCGTCCTTGCCGCCATACCTAATGTTTTGATACTTGTAAAAGTCGGTTTTCTTGGTGAGGCGGCTGGATGAATTGTGTAAGTGTCCTCACATGGCAGGATGAGCGGCGTAAACTGCTGACACAGATTTCCTGTCAGGATATAGTCACATGGGGAGGTGAAACTACTTTACACTTCACAAAGTTGTGGAGGAATCAAAGAGGAAGGGGGAACAGCAGAGAGGTAGGGacatcttattttatttatttcactgaagACAAGCTGTGGTTTTGATTTATGCAAATACCTATTGTCAGGGTTTTTCACAGTGGAAAGTATTACTGCTGAAGAACTTCTCTGCTTACTGGTGAGCTATTGCTTAAGTAGCACTTGATGTAAGTTGCACAACCAAAGTCCAACATTAATGCATTTCTGCAATGGCTTTTAaagcattcacacaaacacatgtctGTGAAAGGCAAGAGGCCCCAAAAGAAAAGGACAAATCCAGCATCCAGTGCCTTGAGTGCTATGATCGAAATGTGTATATAGGGACCAAACATGCAACAGTCCAGCACCTCATCCTACCAAGCAGCACAAGTGGAGACCTGAGCTCATGCCAGAGCAAAACCAGAGAAGGCAGAGCAAGAAAACTAGGCTCAAGCAACCCAGTGCTCCAACTGAGGGCAGTCCCACTTTTCAACCATCTGTTGGTCCTGTGGGACCGGAGCATTACAGCCCTCAACATGTTCTCCTTAGAGCCTGTTCCTGCCCTGAAGAAAATCCAGCACGTGTCTTTGTTTGAGGTGTGCGACTCGTCGCTCACAGCTCAGGCAGGATGTGTGGAGATGGTGACTTCCTCCAGCCGCAGGAAGGTGGTCCGGATCCACGTGGTGGGAGTGGACAGGTGGGAGGTCGTGAAGGAAGTCCCTCTGCCTCAGGATCCCGTGGCCTTGGCGGTGGATGGCACCAGTCTGTGTGTAGCTACTGGCGATAGGTATCTCCTCTGTGACATCGA includes:
- the fhl5 gene encoding four and a half LIM domains protein 5, with translation MSTSERFDCHYCKDSLLGKKYIMKEDTQYCTKCYENLFANCCEGCSLPIGCNCKDLSYKDRHWHEQCFKCAKCSRSLVEKAFAAKDDLLLCTECYAHDYSSKCSTCKKTVMPGSRKMEYKGNSWHETCFLCHRCQQPIGTKSFIPKDTGYFCVPCFEKQFAYQCCACKKAITTGGVTYQDKPWHRECFLCIGCRKQLSGQRFTSRENYPYCLECFSNLYAKKCVGCTKPITSLAGAKYISFEERQWHSECFTCMQCSVSLVGRGFLTQRDNILCTDCGREK